The following proteins come from a genomic window of Pleuronectes platessa chromosome 2, fPlePla1.1, whole genome shotgun sequence:
- the LOC128450974 gene encoding uncharacterized protein LOC128450974 isoform X2: MAFQRDIKFWNVFVFMETWLDPSIPDSSIIPEGVSIHRQDRTTNSGKSKGGGVCFMVNNLLCSDVEIISSGCSPDLEHLMIRCRPYYIPSEFTSVVITAVYIRPHAHTNQALDELHAMIDRTERSRPEAAFIVAGDFNNAKMRKVLPRYYQHISCPTRCVNTLDHVYTPLCGAYKALPRPPFCKSDHVSVLLLPSYRQKLKRDRPVTRTIQWWSDQSDSALQDCFSMTEWCVFQDDDINTYTDAVICYISKCIDDVVPRISVQTFPNQKPWINGDVHAKLKAGTVAYISGDLEEYSKSRYVLRSAISSAKRLYRDKVESHYKGSNTRNMWAGLRTITDYKAKTSSADVVSASLPEDLNTFYARFESSPPAVEIEQAQEDRCPPSYPGQTCGDLLTGSTHARHLDLMASLAELSRCVQISWQMCSQTSSTCHCSSL; encoded by the coding sequence ATGGCTTTTCAACGGGACATTAAGTTTTGGAACGTGTTCGTTTTcatggagacttggctcgacccctcgatcccggattCCTCTATtattcccgagggggtctctaTTCaccgtcaggaccggacaacaaactcggggaagagcaagggaggaggtgtctgcttcATGGTGAACAATCTCTTGTGCTcggatgtggagattatttcttcgggctgttctccggacctggagcacctCATGATCAGATGCCGCCCTTATTACATCCCAAgtgagtttacatcggtcgttataacagcggtgtacATTCGGCCACATGCCCACACCAACCAGgcactggacgagctgcatgcgaTGATTGACAGGACAGAAAGATCACGGCCCGAGGCTGCATTTATTGTGGCCGGGGATTTTAACAACgccaagatgaggaaagtcCTGCCGAGATACTACCAGCACATCAGCTGTCCGACGCGCTGCGTCAACACACTTGACCATGTTTACACTCCCTTATGCGGTGCGTATAAGGCCCTCCCCCGCCCCCCATTTTGCAAATCAGATCACGTTTcagttctgctgctgccttcctaTAGGCAGAAACTCAAGCGTGACAGACCGGTGACTCGGACCATTCAGTGGTGGTCCGACCAATCAGATTCGGCTCTTCAGGACTGCTTCAGCATGACGGAGTGGTGCGTGTTCCAGGATGATGACATCAACACGTACACAGACGCGGTCATCTGCTACATCAGCAAATGCATCGATGACGTCGTACCCAGGATTTCTGTACAAACATTTCCAAACCAGAAGCCCTGGATTAATGGTGACGTCCATGCTAAACTCAAAGCAGGGACTGTTGCCTACATCTCAGGGGATCTGGAGGAATACAGTAAATCCAGGTATGTGCTCCGGAGTGCTATTAGCAGTGCTAAGAGACTCtacagggacaaagtggagtcccattACAAGGGCTCCAACACAAGGAACATGTGGGCCGGACTGAGAACTATCACAGACTACAAAGCCAAGACCAGTAGTGctgatgtagtgtctgcatctctcccagaggatctgaacacttTTTATGCACGCTTCGAGAGCAGCCCCCCGGCTGTGGAGATCGAACAGGCCCAGGAGGACCGCTGCCCCCCGTCATATCCAGGGCAGACGTGTGGAGATCTCTTAACCGGATCAACACACGCAAGGCACCTGGACCTGATGGCATCCCTGGCcgagctctcaaggtgtgtgcagatcagctggcagatgtgttcacagacatcttcaacctgtcactgctccagtctgtag
- the LOC128450974 gene encoding uncharacterized protein LOC128450974 isoform X1 translates to MGLNISKEGKRKDSVNSPQPTSPNVQYMITNYGKCCTEQFSEWIEDCGFPSTGSLNQLQQLKIKLLVKEERSKEDKQKRKKNKKVFVPNWAAYECWVTEANIRDRKQKAGTDVVSKCQFLHLDPDLNSAPPKGRPQPSAVLHGDQPSAQPPPLQTAQAAVPAVSQLYPDLDLPAAEGKDSPPAYSTPWSAAHTPKRTRRGTDYGLKTSLQAPMVEVASGDGNTQLIYRPWTFTEMKESTISFLPQVLSGGTQYAVQLEAFCKQFKPTSTELQRLLMTQMGIQFSKVTRVFPAREQRLVNPDWAHADNHGYGQFITDLCEEIRQQFPARMDMSKISMCKQGEDETVTDYLHRLSEVHTANSGLERPNAMGGQNPITPWEAHLRDRFIHGVRPEISEMVKTNCIAWESATLGKVELHATHAEKLLNSKKKKEKSEFTERLQMAQLAAYQTQGRGRGRGRWRGRGRGRGRADACFICGKVGHWARDCPDNPHTQCD, encoded by the coding sequence ATGGGTTTAAATATCAGTAAAGAAGGGAAGAGGAAAGATTCTGTAAATTCACCACAGCCTACCTCTCCTAATGTGCAGTACATGATAACGAATTATGGCAAATGTTGTACTGAACAATTCAGCGAATGGATTGAGGATTGTGGCTTTCCGAGCACAGGAAGTTTGAATCAGTTACAGCAACTCAAAATTAAACTGCTTGTGAAAGAAGAGCGGAGTAAAGAGGataagcaaaaaagaaaaaagaataaaaaagttttTGTACCGAATTGGGCAGCATATGAATGTTGGGTCACAGAAGCAAATATCAGAGATAGAAAGCAGAAGGCAGGGACTGATGTTGTCTCCAAGTGTCAGTTTCTCCACTTAGATCCTGATCTCAACTCAGCTCCGCCAAAGGGAAGACCACAGCCGTCAGCGGTGCTGCATGGGGACCAGCCGAGCGCTCAGCCGCCACCGCTGCAGACGGCACAAGCGGCAGTTCCAGCCGTCTCTCAACTCTACCCAGACCTCGACCTCCCTGCTGCGGAGGGAAAAGACAGCCCTCCAGCCTATAGCACTCCGTGGTCGGCAGCTCACACTCCGAAGCGCACCCGAAGAGGCACAGATTACGGTTTAAAAACATCCTTACAAGCACCGATGGTGGAGGTGGCCTCAGGAGATGGTAACACTCAGCTGATTTACAGACCATGGACATTCACGGAAATGAAGGAATCTACCATTTCATTTCTCCCACAAGTTCTAAGTGGGGGAACACAGTATGCAGTGCAATTAGAAGCTTTTTGCAAACAGTTTAAACCAACGAGTACTGAACTGCAGAGACTGTTGATGACGCAGATGGGGATTCAGTTTTCCAAAGTGACGAGAGTTTTCCCCGCACGGGAGCAGAGATTGGTGAATCCAGACTGGGCCCATGCTGATAACCATGGATATGGACAATTCATAACTGATCTGTGTGAGGAAATAAGACAACAGTTTCCCGCAAGAATGGACATGAGTAAAATTTCCATGTGTAAACAAGGTGAAGATGAGACTGTGACCGATTATCTCCACAGGCTCTCAGAGGTCCACACTGCAAATAGTGGCCTCGAGAGGCCGAATGCCATGGGGGGGCAGAATCCTATCACCCCGTGGGAAGCTCACTTGAGGGATCGCTTCATCCACGGCGTCAGACCGGAGATCAGTGAGATGGTGAAAACAAACTGCATCGCCTGGGAGTCTGCAACTCTCGGGAAAGTCGAGTTACATGCCACCCATGCTGAAAAACTCTTGAACagtaagaaaaagaaagagaagtctgagtttacagagcGGCTACAAATGGCGCAGCTGGCGGCATATCAAACGCAAGGCCGCGGCAGAGGGAGAGGTCgatggaggggaagaggaagggGACGTGGAAGAGCTGACGCTTGTTTCATATGTGGCAAAGTTGGACACTGGGCGAGGGATTGCCCTGATAATCCGCACACACAGTGTGATTGA